The DNA window AAGTTTTGTGAGTATATGACCTATGTCGAGAAAAATAGATATGAAGTTTTAAAGACAAATGTAGACTGGGATGCCATCTATGATACAGAAGATTCCTATGAGGATATAGTTTTTAGTTTTTAGGACTAGTAGGCTCTACAGTTATAAAAATACTTGGAAGGAAGTGAATACTTCTTGAATTTAACATATAAAAAATTATGATTTAAGACTCTCTAAAGTGTATGCCTAGAGAGTCTTCTTTTTATAAAATTAAGAGCTAAAAAAACACTAATTATGCCATTTGTCCTATCCACCTCCATTTAATCAATTAATTTATTCTATATGACCTTAAGAAAACTGTCCAATTATCCATACAAGTGAGTTTTTAGCAGAGGCTTTTTCTGCAAGTAGATATATTACAGTATAAAAGCAAACAGAGTTCATGAAAAAATTTAATACTTATTTTGATAAATTTTTTAAAGAGGTATTTTAAATGGAAAAAAATTGATGAAATAATGACTCAAACGGAGTACATGGAGCTATTAAATGAGTTTAGAATTCTTGAAATGGAGGAAAAAAACCGGTAAGGATACCGGTAAGTATAATAGTGTCAGAATGAATGAGATAAAAAAATTGCTTGAAATTGGTGAGGAAGAGTATGATTAACTTTTGAGAAGTGGCTTTGATGCCACTCTTTTTTAGACAATTTAGATACTTCTATATCTTAAAATACTTTTTCAGACACTTAGTTAACTCCTTTAAACTCTTATAAAAAAAATGTATCAAAAAAGCCATGAAATCGACACTCCTTTCAAAGTTTTCAGTTTCATGGTTACAGTTTACCAAAGTCTCTTTTTTAGTTTTTCTTTCTTTTTCTCAATGATTTTCTATAAAATTATATCATTTAAAAATATCTCTTTTAACTCCCCAGGTTTCATGTCTTCGAGGGTAAGATTTCCAAATTTTACTCTTTTTAAGTAAGAAACTTTATTTTTTATGGCCCCTACCATTTTTTTTACCTGATGATATTTGCCCTCTTGAATAGTAATATATATTTTATTCTGTTCTATATACTGAACTTTTGCAGGAAGACATACATGCGTTCCTATGTCAATTCCATTTTCCAGGTCTTTAATATCCCCTTCGGAGATAGGTTTGTCGAGCTCCACATAATATTTTTTTGAGATTTTTTTGTCAGGGTGAGTCATTTTATAATTTGTATCCCCGTCATTTGTGAAAAGAAGAAGTCCTTCTGTATCTTTGTCCAATCGTCCTACGGGAAATAGATCTTTTGTATCTAACCAACCGGGTAAAAGTTCCATGATAGTTGGATGGCGCTCATCCTTTACGGCAGTAATATACCCTTTGGTTTTATACAGAATGTAATATCTCAGAGTTTTGAATTCAAGGCGTCTGTTGTCGAGGGTGATACTATCGCTATCTTCTTCGATCCAAAGACCGAAATTTAAGGTAACTAGGCCATTGATTTTAACCCTTCCCTCTTCGACTATTTTTTTGATATCTTTTCTGCTCCCTACGCCGCAGTTGACTAAAAATTTTTCTAATCTCAAGTTATCTCCCCTATACCGTTTTATAAAGAATGTACTGACTGCTATATTAAATATAAAAAACAAAGTGGCGTGCTTAAATCACACACCACCTTTAAAATAAAATAATAATTAAAAGATTATATTACTTTTATCACATTAATAGAAAAACTCGAAACTTTGAATATCACAAAAATAGTGACAAGTATTAAAAGGTGAAAAAATGACCACTATCCATAGATCTCTCAAAATTTATAGAGATTAAAGATCTCTTTTGATTATTCAAACTCTTAAAAATTATATCATAATTTTTTTTTTTTTTCAATACGTGCGAAAAAGTCAGTTGCTGTTCATGGATAGGCTACAAATAATTAATATACCAAGGTCAAATTTTTTTGATAGTAAATATTTTGTAGCTGAGTATGGGAATTGGCATTTGCTACCGGGAGTTCCATAAGAGGTAGTGAAGGGATTTGAGGAATTCATGAAACAAGAGAAAGAAAAAGAGGGAAAAGGGTTAGATTAAAAATTATAAGAATATAGATTTTTTATATTTAAAGGAAAAATGCCAATTATTAGGTATGGAGTTTTAAATAGACTCTCTCAAGAATATGTTTATAGTTTTGGTTATCTTTTATAGATAACTCTCTCTAACTTTTTTCCTTTTAAAGCCAGGCTTAGGTCTGGTTTTCGACATAAGTGATATTTTCAAAGATAAAATTCACTTGCAAATTTATCTGTACTTTTTTATTCTGGTTTCGTAGTATTTTTTTATCTGACTTGCAATGATTTTAAAAACCTTAAAGGTGATATTATGCATATTAATCAAATAAAAAGAATAATAGAGGACTATGTGAGTAGCCTAAATTCTTTGGATATTTCCAAAATTATTTCTTTAGTTCACCAAGACATAGGAATTTATAGCATGAAAAATGGTGAAATTATAGAATTGGCTTTTGGGATCGAGGAGTTTAAAAGTATTCTCGATTTTTTTAATATAGAATATCAGTTTATTTATTGGAAAATTATGAATCATAATATAAAAGATGAATTTGCTGAGGTAATCGTGAGGCAAAAAATATTTTTTTTGGAAGATATTCCGGATGGTCCTAAAGCCTGGGATGTGCAAGAACAAATTTCAAAAATTGTTTTTAAATTTGAAAAATTAAAAATTAAAAATATTTCTATAGTACACAACAAATAATCAAAATAGATACTTTTTTAGTTTGAATTTATTATGATGTTTTTAAAGAGGTGTTTTAGATGGAAAAAATAAACAAAGTAATGACCAATACCGAATATCAAGAACTATTAAATGAATTTAAAAAGCTTGAAATGGAAGAAGAAATAACTGGTAAGGATAATAGTGTTAGAATGAATGAGATAAAAGAATTGCTTGAAATTGATGAGGAAGAGGATGATTAACTTTTGAGAGGTGGCTTTGATGCCACTCTTTTTATTTCCCGTATAAGCATGTTTGAAATCGGTAGCTGTTTATTCAGCTGTGGCTTCCTATAAAGAATAAAAACTTTATGGCTTATTTTTATAGAGGATAATTTTTAATATACAAGAATATTTATAATTATAGACTTTAATTTTCGCTCAAAAATAATTTTGAGTTTATTAAAAATTTTTCTATCCAACTTTTTGCATAGCTTAAACTCAATGAAAAATCCTTGAAAATTTCTACTACTGTTGCTTTTAATCTATCTAGACTCAAATTTTTTTTCAGATAATACTC is part of the uncultured Ilyobacter sp. genome and encodes:
- a CDS encoding histidine kinase yields the protein MKNNIDYEKFCEYMTYVEKNRYEVLKTNVDWDAIYDTEDSYEDIVFSF
- a CDS encoding pseudouridine synthase; translation: MRLEKFLVNCGVGSRKDIKKIVEEGRVKINGLVTLNFGLWIEEDSDSITLDNRRLEFKTLRYYILYKTKGYITAVKDERHPTIMELLPGWLDTKDLFPVGRLDKDTEGLLLFTNDGDTNYKMTHPDKKISKKYYVELDKPISEGDIKDLENGIDIGTHVCLPAKVQYIEQNKIYITIQEGKYHQVKKMVGAIKNKVSYLKRVKFGNLTLEDMKPGELKEIFLNDIIL